A portion of the Lolium rigidum isolate FL_2022 chromosome 1, APGP_CSIRO_Lrig_0.1, whole genome shotgun sequence genome contains these proteins:
- the LOC124683604 gene encoding dentin sialophosphoprotein-like, translating into MLHHSNSRHQRNRGSKIKTLLKVTLLLGVAVWLVYQVKHSYDKKTEYLNATENQLSHDDRSMFQGRKERVGGYGVGDVDKAIEDIDVISNKDEEKSGETVFEKDNTDSHDDDAGNAERSEAEEEQASRADGNAEAHGTDSHSAAVKLDAESNSSDGETKSEVHSVEDDVPQNKDGQEGTAGEEVNGTTHEEKEQSDSDQINASSNGSDGEQAEKKEEVESQADSGSLSDDTKAGTSDEHSTETLPDETGNIPAVHTENPQNGASENPGDSSSEAVHVEIGSEHEGAKASSGTASGDAEKGNSVESNPSDGIFVEEKAETASGGDEKGAETGTANEASGVKEANPEEGNAATEVRTDQAASTQTENPQEASAAEGTNGSVEEIKPVENQVDGATKASSNGDQEDIKIETNTSTNNEHSEHQSVDASSGSTGSSDSGPEQTGKTETQ; encoded by the coding sequence ATGCTTCATCATTCAAATAGCCGCCACCAGAGGAACAGAGGATCAAAAATCAAAACGCTACTCAAGGTCACTCTACTTTTAGGTGTTGCTGTTTGGCTTGTGTACCAGGTGAAGCATTCTTATGATAAGAAAACTGAGTACCTCAATGCTACTGAGAACCAGCTTTCCCATGATGATAGAAGCATGTTCCAGGGTAGGAAAGAAAGGGTGGGTGGTTATGGTGTTGGTGATGTGGATAAGGCCATAGAGGATATTGATGTGATAAGCAATAAAGATGAAGAGAAGAGTGGAGAAACTGTGTTCGAGAAAGACAATACCGACTCCCACGATGATGATGCGGGGAACGCAGAGAGATCAGAAGCTGAAGAAGAACAAGCCAGCCGTGCAGATGGTAATGCAGAAGCACATGGTACTGACTCCCACTCAGCAGCAGTCAAGCTTGATGCTGAATCCAACTCATCTGATGGTGAGACTAAAAGCGAAGTCCATTCAGTTGAAGATGATGTGCCTCAAAACAAGGATGGCCAAGAGGGAACCGCTGGTGAAGAGGTAAATGGAACAACTCATGAAGAAAAGGAGCAAAGTGATTCAGATCAGATCAATGCAAGCAGCAATGGATCAGATGGAGAGCAAGCTGAGAAAAAGGAGGAGGTGGAGTCTCAAGCTGATTCTGGATCCCTTTCTGATGATACCAAGGCTGGAACCAGTGACGAGCATTCCACCGAGACGCTTCCAGATGAAACAGGCAACATACCGGCGGTACACACTGAGAATCCTCAAAATGGTGCAAGTGAAAACCCAGGAGATAGCAGCAGCGAGGCTGTTCATGTAGAGATTGGATCTGAACATGAAGGGGCGAAAGCATCATCTGGGACTGCATCTGGTGATGCTGAGAAGGGTAATTCTGTGGAGTCTAATCCATCTGATGGCATCTTCGTAGAAGAAAAGGCTGAGACTGCATCTGGTGGTGACGAGAAGGGTGCAGAAACTGGTACAGCTAATGAGGCATCAGGCGTCAAAGAAGCAAACCCTGAGGAAGGCAATGCTGCTACAGAAGTTCGCACTGACCAGGCCGCAAGTACGCAGACAGAGAACCCCCAAGAGGCATCTGCTGCTGAAGGCACAAATGGTTCTGTAGAAGAGATAAAGCCTGTGGAGAACCAGGTTGATGGAGCTACAAAAGCATCGAGCAATGGTGATCAGGAAGATATCAAAATTGAAACCAACACATCAACCAACAATGAACACAGTGAGCATCAGAGTGTTGACGCCAGTTCTGGGTCGACCGGCTCAAGTGACAGTGGCCCTGAGCAAACTGGAAAGACGGAGACCCAGTGA